Proteins co-encoded in one Arthrobacter globiformis genomic window:
- a CDS encoding DUF3180 domain-containing protein: MKPVSPLLLAVVGIALAIAGWSAAVLTVRYGMATPVLPATALVSMGVIVALTLVLGVRVLHWRNGKKKKMLNPILAAWTLVLAQACAYTGAMLLGWHAGIFLDQLRFWSIRSGLDVTWLALGMAGGGLAMIVVGLVVERFCKIPPEDGETDASEGLPGHGRGKAKGEGEYAYRGD; the protein is encoded by the coding sequence TTGAAACCCGTGAGTCCGCTGCTGCTCGCAGTCGTGGGCATTGCCCTGGCCATCGCCGGCTGGTCCGCTGCCGTCCTGACCGTCCGTTACGGCATGGCCACGCCGGTCCTGCCGGCCACGGCGCTGGTCAGCATGGGCGTGATTGTGGCCCTGACCCTGGTGCTGGGCGTCCGCGTGCTCCATTGGCGGAACGGCAAGAAGAAGAAAATGCTGAACCCCATCCTGGCGGCGTGGACGCTGGTCCTCGCCCAGGCCTGCGCCTACACGGGCGCGATGCTGCTGGGCTGGCACGCAGGGATCTTCCTGGACCAGTTGCGGTTTTGGAGCATCCGCAGCGGGCTGGACGTCACCTGGCTCGCCCTCGGGATGGCCGGCGGCGGGCTGGCCATGATCGTGGTGGGGCTCGTCGTCGAACGCTTCTGCAAGATCCCGCCGGAGGACGGCGAGACCGACGCCAGCGAAGGCCTGCCGGGCCACGGCCGGGGCAAGGCCAAAGGAGAAGGCGAGTATGCCTACCGCGGCGATTGA
- the folP gene encoding dihydropteroate synthase, with amino-acid sequence MDSLAAAPGTGPATSPLPILRKPRPAAKFDDLPTDRTLVMGILNVTPDSFSDGGKHATADTAIAAGLRMFYAGADIIDVGGESTRPGAEEVSPEEEQRRVVPVIEALVKAGALVSIDTTHVSTAEAALNAGAAIINDISGLTIEPGMAELVAKAKVPYVLTHRRGDAKTMTSLTEYDDVANDVVSELNGVRDKLYAAGVLPEQIIVDPGIGFSKTDVQNWELLRNLNRLDAMGHKVLVGASRKRFLGTLLTVAGKAALPEERDAATAAITAISAARGAWAVRVHDVGPSLDAVKVAARMAAPDLGR; translated from the coding sequence ATGGATTCCCTAGCTGCAGCACCTGGAACCGGCCCCGCAACATCACCCCTGCCCATCCTGCGCAAACCGCGGCCGGCAGCCAAGTTCGACGACCTGCCCACAGACCGCACGCTCGTTATGGGCATCCTCAACGTCACCCCCGATTCGTTCAGCGACGGTGGCAAGCACGCGACGGCGGACACCGCCATCGCCGCCGGCCTCCGGATGTTCTACGCCGGGGCCGACATCATCGACGTCGGCGGTGAATCCACCCGCCCCGGCGCTGAGGAAGTCAGCCCGGAGGAAGAGCAGCGCCGGGTGGTGCCTGTCATTGAAGCCCTTGTGAAGGCCGGCGCGCTGGTCAGCATCGACACTACCCACGTCTCCACCGCCGAAGCCGCGCTGAATGCCGGCGCAGCGATCATCAACGACATCTCCGGCCTCACCATCGAACCCGGCATGGCCGAGCTCGTGGCGAAGGCCAAGGTGCCGTATGTCCTGACCCACCGCCGCGGCGATGCCAAGACAATGACCTCCCTGACTGAGTACGACGACGTCGCGAACGACGTCGTCTCCGAACTGAACGGCGTCCGCGACAAGCTGTATGCGGCCGGCGTCCTGCCCGAGCAGATCATTGTGGACCCGGGCATCGGGTTCTCGAAGACGGACGTGCAGAATTGGGAGCTGCTGCGGAACCTGAACCGGCTCGATGCCATGGGCCACAAGGTGCTTGTGGGCGCGTCCCGCAAGCGCTTCCTGGGTACGCTCCTGACGGTCGCCGGCAAGGCTGCGCTCCCTGAAGAGCGCGACGCCGCCACGGCCGCCATCACCGCCATCAGCGCCGCCCGCGGCGCCTGGGCCGTGCGCGTGCACGACGTCGGACCCAGCCTTGACGCCGTCAAGGTGGCCGCCCGCATGGCGGCCCCGGACCTCGGCCGCTGA
- the folK gene encoding 2-amino-4-hydroxy-6-hydroxymethyldihydropteridine diphosphokinase, translating into MNPAPALHEQPAPTKTGYTRAVLALGSNLGARNETLSEAVADLVDRPEVRLLAVSPIVQTKAVGGPAGQPDFLNMVISVETSLEPLELLKHCQSVENKHHRVREVHWGPRTLDVDVIVYGDIESSDPVLTLPHPFAAVRAFVLFPWAQMDPSATLNGQPVGELAVRAADFPDLKPFDGFGDFDGVPDGGAVEQP; encoded by the coding sequence ATGAATCCGGCGCCCGCACTGCATGAGCAGCCGGCACCGACCAAGACCGGCTACACGCGCGCGGTGCTGGCGCTGGGCAGCAACCTTGGGGCACGGAACGAGACGCTGTCCGAGGCTGTGGCGGACCTTGTGGACCGCCCGGAGGTGCGGCTCCTGGCCGTCTCACCGATAGTGCAGACCAAGGCCGTCGGCGGCCCCGCCGGGCAGCCGGACTTCCTCAACATGGTGATTTCGGTCGAGACATCACTGGAACCGCTCGAGCTTCTCAAGCACTGCCAGTCGGTGGAGAACAAGCACCACCGTGTGCGTGAGGTCCACTGGGGTCCGCGCACGCTCGACGTTGATGTCATCGTCTACGGGGACATCGAGAGTTCCGATCCGGTGCTCACCCTGCCCCACCCGTTTGCAGCAGTGCGGGCCTTCGTGCTCTTCCCCTGGGCCCAGATGGACCCCTCAGCGACCCTGAACGGGCAGCCGGTGGGGGAGCTTGCCGTCAGGGCCGCCGACTTCCCGGACCTGAAGCCGTTCGACGGTTTCGGGGACTTCGACGGCGTGCCCGACGGCGGGGCGGTGGAACAGCCTTGA
- the folE gene encoding GTP cyclohydrolase I FolE has translation MTHFDDDDLTATADHSAAGGSGRHHKVDRPRIEAAVREILLAIGEDPDRGGLQDTPKRVAKAYAEVFAGLHQDPGSVLGTTFDLDHEELVLVKDIPFYSTCEHHLVPFHGVAHVGYIPSHDGRVTGLSKLARLVDIYARRPQVQERLTTQIVEALVTFLKPRGAIVVVECEHMCMSMRGIRKPGAKTVTSAVRGQLHDPATRAEAMSLILGR, from the coding sequence GTGACTCACTTCGACGACGACGACCTCACCGCCACCGCCGACCATTCGGCGGCGGGCGGATCGGGCCGCCACCACAAGGTGGACAGGCCCCGGATTGAAGCAGCCGTGCGGGAGATCCTGCTGGCCATAGGCGAGGACCCGGACCGCGGCGGGCTGCAGGACACACCCAAGCGTGTGGCCAAAGCTTATGCCGAGGTGTTTGCCGGCCTGCACCAGGATCCGGGCAGCGTGCTCGGCACCACCTTCGACCTCGACCACGAGGAACTGGTGCTGGTGAAGGACATCCCGTTCTACTCCACCTGCGAGCACCACCTGGTACCGTTCCACGGCGTCGCGCATGTGGGGTACATCCCCTCGCACGACGGCAGGGTGACGGGTCTGAGCAAGCTGGCCCGCCTGGTGGACATCTACGCCCGCCGCCCGCAGGTGCAGGAGCGCCTCACCACGCAGATCGTTGAAGCGCTGGTCACATTCCTCAAGCCGCGCGGAGCCATCGTGGTGGTGGAATGCGAACACATGTGCATGTCCATGCGCGGCATCCGCAAGCCCGGAGCCAAAACCGTCACAAGCGCGGTTCGCGGGCAACTTCATGACCCGGCCACCCGTGCCGAAGCCATGAGCCTCATACTCGGAAGGTAA
- the folB gene encoding dihydroneopterin aldolase — translation MDRISLTGVTATGYHGVFDFERREGQPFVVDAVLHLDFSQAAESDDVRDTAHYGEVAGRITDWITGEPLNLIEGLAVRMAEGLLKEFRIQAVEITVHKPKAPIEVPFGDVAVSVYRERT, via the coding sequence ATGGACAGGATCTCGCTGACCGGTGTCACCGCCACCGGCTACCACGGGGTGTTCGATTTTGAGCGCCGCGAAGGGCAGCCGTTTGTTGTGGACGCCGTGCTGCACCTGGATTTCAGCCAGGCTGCGGAGTCGGACGACGTCCGCGATACCGCCCACTATGGTGAGGTGGCCGGACGGATCACCGACTGGATCACCGGCGAGCCCCTGAACCTGATCGAAGGATTGGCTGTGCGGATGGCCGAGGGCCTGCTCAAGGAATTCAGGATCCAGGCCGTGGAGATCACGGTGCACAAGCCGAAGGCGCCCATCGAGGTGCCCTTCGGCGACGTCGCCGTCAGCGTCTACCGGGAGCGGACATGA